The genome window ACCAGGGGGAAGCGGATCTGCTCCGACGGCACCAGGAAAGCGTGTTCCGGCGCCTGCGCCTGGCGAAACACCTGCACGTCGTGGCCCGCCAGCAAGCGCGCGAGGGACTGGGAGCGCTCGGGATCGCGTGGCGTGGAGAACACCCAACCGCCGCCGGCGGCCTTGCCGGCGGCCAGGGCGTCGCGCCGGGCCGTGCGTTGGTGCGCAGCCAGGGCCTCGCGCTGCGCCTGCGCGCCGGCGAGCAGCGACAGCGACGTGGCGAATTGGTTGCGGATCGCCTGGTTCAGGGTGACCTTGCCGTTCGCCGAGCGCTGCGCCAAGCCGCGGGGGCTCGCCTGCTCGAAGAGGATGCCGATGCTCCCCTGCAGGTCCGGGTAGGTCGAGCCCTTGCCGTAGTAGAAGTCGTCGAAGGACTCCTCGGTGAAGTACGGTTGCGCGAAGGCATCCAGCGCCTTGGCGTGGAACTTGGCGATCTCTGCGGTTAGCTCGAAGGCACGGGCCGGCGTGCGCGGGTTGTTGCGAGAGGGGATGCCCGGCTGAAAGAAGTACGTGGCCGACGTTCCCATCTCGTGGTAATCGCCCACCACGTGGGGCAACCAGCGCTGGTACCACTCGATGCGCGAGCGCGACTCGGGGTGCTGCAGCAGGAGCCAGTCGCGGTTGAGGTCGAACCAGTAGTGGTTAGTCCGCCCGTTAGGCCACGCTTCGCGGTGCTCGCGGTGGTTGGGGTCCGTGGCCTCCACCTGACTTCGATGCGCGTTGACCCAGCTCGTGAAGCGTTGCATCCCGTCCGGGTTGATGGACGGCTCGATGATCACCACGGTGTTGGTCAGATCCACCTCCAACGCGTCGAGGGGTGCCGCCGCCAGGTGGTAAACCGTGTAGGTGGAGGCGTGGGCGCCGCTGGTCTCATTGCCGTGCACGGAGTAGCCGAGCCACGTCACCAGGGGCCCTGGCGCATCGCCGTTTCCATCGGCGTAGGCCACGTGGGCGATGCGCAGGGCTTCGAGGCGGGCCAGATTCTCCGGCGTGGAGATGATCGCCAGCACCTGCCGACGCATCTCGTGGGTGCGGCCGATATCGACTAGTTGCACGCGATCGCTAGCCGCGGCGACCGCCTCGAAGTAGCGCAGGAGTTCGTCGTGGCTGATGTGCCGTTCGCCGACCTCAAAGCCGAACACGGCCTTGCCGGTGGGTACGGCCGGATCGTAGGTCACCGAATCCGGCAGCGGATTCGCGTGTACCGGGGAGGCCGTGCACGCGAGCACGAACAGCGCCGAACACAAGCTCGGCAGGGAAAATCGAGTAGTCACCGCGGGCTCCTCAAGCTTCGGGGCCCGTGCGCTGGCCCCAGGACCCGCAGAGCCTAACGCGATCTGCGCAGAGGGCGTCGGCCGAGGCGACCGATCAATGGGTCGCGGCAGGTGCAGGCCTTTAGGCGAAGGCCTCGAGGGCCTTGGCTCGAGACTTCAGCAACTTCATCACGTCCCGCCAGCTGACGATCCCCTCCGGCTCGCGATCGCCGTTTACCACCGGCAGGCAGGAGATGCGATTGTTGAGGAACTTGTCCACCACGGTGCGCAGGGGCGCGTTCGCGCTCACCGTGATCAGCTTGCGGGTCATGATCTGGTGCACTCGCGGCTCGAGGGTGGCTGCGTCGGCGGCGGTGGCCGCCTCCATGCCCAAGGTCGGGCTGATCGCCTTGAAATAGTCCCGATCGGAAAGGACGCCTACCAGCTTGCGCTCTTCCACCACCAGCAGGTGGCGAAACCGCACGTTGGCGAAGATCTCGCGCACCACCTCCAGGCGATCGTAGGGGTCTACGCTCACCACCCGGGCGGTCATCATATCGGCTACCTGCATCGCACCCGCTCCAGCACACTGGGCCAAGATTGCTGCCAGTGTAGGAGCACGCTCAGCGGCGCTGGATGCGCCGCGTCGCAGTTTCTTCGCAGGTGCGCGCCCAGGGGCGCCGACTGGGTCACGCCTACCCGGTCATGGCCTCCAGTTCTCGCCCGCGGGTCTCTCGCACCAGCAGCACGACGAACACGGCGGAAACCGCCGCGGACAGGCAGTAGAAGCCGTAGGCACCGACCAGGCCGATCGTCGTCAGCATCACGGGAAAGGTCATGCTGATCGCGAAGTTGGTGCCCCACTGCACGAAGCCGCTCACGGCCAGGGCCGAACCGCGAATCTGATTCGGGAACATCTCCCCGAGCATCACCCACATCACCGGGCCCCAACTCATGTTGAAGATGAACACGTAGGCATTGGCCGAGAGCAGCGCCAACAGTCCCATCTGGTCACTCAACACGAGTTCGTCGTTGGCATCCAAGGTGGCCGACGCAAAGGCGATCGCGACGCCAGCGAGGGTGATGGCCATACCGATAGATCCGCCTAAGAGCAGCGGCTTGCGCCCGATGCGATCGATCACGGCGATCGTCAGCAAACAGGCGACGATACTCACCGAGCCGGAGATGATGTTGCTGAGCAGAGCCTCGCTCTCAGAAAAACCGACAGCCTGCCAAAGGACGGCACCGTAGTAGAACACCACATTGATGCCGACCAGCTGTTGGAATGCCGCCAACCCGATGCCCGCCCACACGAGCTTGCGCACGCGACGAGTGGCTGGATCGATAAGGTCCGCGATCCTGGGGGCATGGTGATCTTGGGCGAGCGACTCGGCGATCTCCTCGACCTTCTTGCTCGCCTCCCGGGATCCGAACAATTTCGATAACACACGGCGAGCCTGGTCACGGTCGCCTCTCAGCACAAGATATCGTGGGCTCTCAGGGATTAGCAGCAGGGCTAGCAGGAAGACGGTGGCAGGCAATATTTCGGCCCAGAACATCCACTGCCAAGCGCGGAAACCCAACCACAGCTCAGCGGTGGAGGCGCCGGCGAAACGCGCGAGGGCGTAGTTACTCAAAAACGCCGCGGTGAGCCCGATGATGATCATGATCTGTTGAAGGCTGATCAGGCCACCCCGAATACGCGCCGGCGCCACCTCGGAGATGTAGGCCGGCGCGAGCACACTCGCCGCGCCGACGGCCAGCCCGCCGAAGATGCGGTAAAGGATGAACACGAGGGAAGAACCGGCTGCCCCCGATCCCCACGCACTCACGATGAAGCACACGGCGGTCATCAGCAGGATGGAACGCCGGCCGAAGCGATCGGCCAAACGACCCGCTGCGAAGGCACCGACCGCGCAGCCGAGCAGCATGGACGAGACGTTAAAACCGGTGCCGATGTCTTTCGACGCGAAGGCCTCGCGCAGGCCATCGACCGTGCCGTTGATCACGCCACTGTCGAAGCCGAAGAGAAATCCGCCGATGGTGGCCACCAGACAGATCAGGGCGATGTACCCGGGCTGGGCCTCGCGGCTCGCGTCGCCGGCGGGCATCGATGATTCAGTGGCGGCCACAGCGTTCTCCCAAGGGGCTCAGGTCAGGCCGCCTATGTCGCATGATTTACATCTCAATGCAAATTTTGATCGAGGGAATCGCACTGCAGAACAAGGAAAACTCGACATCACTGACCCAGTAAGCGAACATTCATTGAAAATTCTTGCAAGACTCTGGCGAGCACTGACGCATGCGCAAACCCACCCTCGGCTTCTGGCAGATCTGGAACATCTCCTTCGGCTTCTTCGGGATCCAGATCGGGTTCGCGCTGCAGAACGCCAACGTCAGCAGGATCTTCCAAACCCTGGGCGCCTCGATCGAGACCTTACCGATCCTGTGGCTCGCCGGCCCCCTCACGGGCCTGCTGGTGCAGCCCATTATCGGCCATTTCAGCGACCGCACCTGGACACGCCTCGGCCGCCGCCGCCCCTACTTCCTGGCCGGCGCCATCCTCACCACACTCGCCCTGCTCATCATGCCGCTCTCGCCCTACCTGTGGGTGGCGGCGGCCACCCTGTGGATCCTCGACGCCTCGCTCAACGTCGCCACGGAGCCCTTCCGCGCCTTCGTCGGCGACATGCTACCGAGCGAGCAGCGCACGCGTGGGTTCGCGATGCAGGCCTGGTTCATTGGCGTCGGCGCCACGCTGGCCTCGGCCGCGCCCTGGCTGCTGACCAATCTGCTCGGCGTGAGTAGTGAGGCGCCGGAGGGCGTGGTGCCCGCCTCGGTGCGCCTGTCCTTTTTCATCGGCGCAGCCTTCCTCTTCGCGTCCATCATGTGGACCGTGGTGAGCACCCGAGAGTACTCGCCGCAGGAGCTGGCCAAGTTCCGCGAACCGCCAAGTCAGTTTCAATCCGACGAGGACGTGTTCGACCAACCGCACCCGTGGACGTGGTTCGTCAAAGCGGGGATCGCCTTCGCCGTCGCCGGCACAGCCATCACCGCGCTGGTCGCAAGCTTCGAAGCCGATCGCCAGCTGCTGCTGATAGGGATCGCCGTCGCCGCCACGGGCGCTGGCTTTCTCATCAACGCCCAGCTTCGCCGCGCGGGCCGCGACGACAACTTCTTCAGCCATATCCTGAACGACCTGACCACCATGCCTCGGGTAATGCGCCAGCTCGCCCTGGTGCAGACCTTCACCTGGGGCGCCCTGATCACCATGTGGGTGTACACGACGCCCGCGATCACGGCACACCACTTCGGCGCCGCCGATGCGACGGCGCCCGGCTACAACGAAGGGGCAGATCTCGTCGGCCTGCTCTTCGCCACCTACAACGCCGTGGCCGCGCTCTACTCCCTGGTGCTACCGACGATCGCCAACCGCATCGGCCAGCGCGCAGCCCACGCGATCAGCCTCTGTGCGGGCGGCGCCGGCCTCATCTCCTACCTGCTGATCAGCGATCCGGCGTGGCTGTTCCTCTCCATGGTCGGCATCGGCATCGCCTGGTCCTCGATTCTCACGATGCCCTACGCCATCCTCTCCGACGCCCTGCCGGCGCGTAAGATGGGCGTGTACATGGGCATCTTCAATTTCTTCATCGTGCTGCCACAGATCGCCGTGGCCGGCCTGATGGGACCGATCCTGCGCGACTTCCTCGATGGGCGTGCCGTGCTTGCGATCGTGGTGGGCGGTGTCTCCCTGCTCCTCGCGGCCATCGCCACCATGTTCGTGCGAGCAACTTCCAAGACGACTAATGAGATCAACGTACAGACAGCATGAGCGGCAAAGCCACCGATAAGAATGTGACCGCCAACGACGGCGGCAGTAGCAGCAGCGCCTCCACGCCCTCGGGCACCGTGACTCGCCTGGAAGACCTGGCGCAGCTCGCTGGCGTCTCCATCGCGACCGTATCGCGGGCGCTGAACGACAGCCCCGCGGTCAACGAGAACACCAAGCGACGCATCTGGACCCTGGCGCGCAACCACAACTACCACTTCCGCCCGCACATGCCGGCGGTGCCGAGCGGCGCCGTGGCCACGATCGCAGTGGTCATCCCGCCGCCCCAGGGGCGAGAGGTGGGCCTCTACGATCCGTTCTACCTGGAGCTGATCGGCGGTATAGGCGACGCCGCGCGCGAGTCGGGCTGCGACCTATTGCTCTCGCAAGCCTCGCCCCGCAACTACGACGAGCTCGCCGCGCTAATGGCGAGCAATCGTGCGGACGGCATCATCTTCCTCGGCCAGAGCTCGATGCACGAGCACCTGAACCGCCTCGCCACCCACGAGCACCGCTTCGTGGTGTGGGGCGCGGAGCTGCCGGGCCAACGCTACGGCTCTGTCGGCAGCGACAACCTGCGCGGCGGCCGGCGCGCGGCGGCGCACCTGCTGCGCCTCGGCCGTAAGCGCCTCGCATTCTGCGGGGATGTGGAAGCACCGGAGATCTCCCAGCGCTACCGCGGCTATCGCGAGGCCCTGGAGGAGGCTGACCTGCCCTTCGATCAGGCATTGGTGTCTCCCACGCACTTCGAGATCGAGTCCGCCGAGAGCGCCGTCGATCGCATGCTGGCGCGGGAGGTCGACTTCGATGCCATCGTCGCGGCCAGCGATCAGATCGCCGTCGGTGCCGCACGGGCCATCCAGCGCGCCGGCCTGCGGGTTCCCGACGACGTCTCCGTGGTGGGCTACGACGATCTCTACCTCGCGCGCTTCGCGAGCCCCGCCCTGACCACCGTGCGCCAGGACACGCGCAAGGCCGGTCGGCTGCTGGTCTCGAAGCTACGCGACGCCCCGGACGCCGTCACCGTGCGCTCGGAGCGACTGCCGACGGACCTCATCGTGCGCGAGAGCTGCGGCGCCTAATCGACTTGCTTAGCGAAGATGCCGCTCACGGGCGGCAGAAACGCCGGTAGGGCAGCGCCCTCTTCGACGCGCTGACCCGCGCCCTCCTTGGCCGAGACGGCCACCTCCACCGACCAGCCCGCCGGCGCAATCGGCAACTCGTAGGCAGTCGTCGGATCGAGATTGAACAGGCACAGCACGCGCTCCCCCTCACACTCGCGGATGAACGCGAGCAGGGCGCCGTCCGCCACCGTATCGATGAAGTGCGTGCTGCCCCGACGCAGGGCGGCAGAGTCGCCCCTCACACGCAGGAGGCGGCGGGTGAAATTGAGGGTGCTGTCCGCGCCGGGCCGATCCTGACGGTCGATGGCCAGGGCGACGTGACGCGGATCGATGGGCAGCCATGGCGCACCATCCGTAAAACCCGCGTGGGCCGCTTCGGCCTGCCAGGGCATCGGCGTGCGGGCGCTGTCGCGCCCCAGGGTGGCCGGCCAGTTGGCGATGGCCTCCGGGTCCTGCAGGTACTCGAAGGGCACGTTCGCTGTCGGCAGGCCAAGCTCTTCGCCCTGGTACAGGAAGACGTTACCGCGCTGGGCGCACAGCAGGAGCAGCATGAGTTCGGCGTAGCGCACGGTGTCGACGGCAGGATCGAGGGGACACCAGCGACTGATCGCCCGCGGCGCGTCGTGGTTGGAGAAGGCCCAGGACGGCCAGCCTTCGCCCGCCTCACCGGGCCAAGCAGCGGCGGTGTCGCGCACCAGGGCCGGCGAGATCGCCTCGGCGTAGAGAAAATCGAATCCGTAGGCGGAGTGCAGGCGCCGCCCATGGGCGGTGAAGGCCTTCATCTCGCCCAGAGGCTCTGGCCCGCCCACTTCGGCCACGCTGAAGGCGCCGTTGTAGTCGTCGAGCACGCCCCGGATACGCTCCAGAAACTTCACGATGTCCGGATGCGACTGGTTGCGCAGGTGCTGCTGGAAATCGTGGGGGCGACGGGCGAGCGCGCGGCGCGCCGCATCCACCGGCGGATTGTCGCGCAGCTGCGGGTCGTGCATGGAGAAGTTCAGGGCATCGAGGCGGAAGCCGTCGACACCGCGCTCCAACCAGAAGCGCGCCACGTCCAGCACCGCATCCTGCACCCGCGGGTTGTGCAGGTTGAGGTCGGGTTGGCTCGCGAGGAAGTTGTGCAGGTAGTACTGCCCCCGGCGACTGTCCCAGGTCCAGGCGCTGCCGCCGAACACGGACTGCCAGTTGCTCGGCGGCGTGCCGTCCTCCTTGGGATCGGCCCAGACGTACCAATCGGCCCGCGGGTTGTCGCGGTTGCTGCGGCTCTGGGTGAACCACGCGTGCACGTCCGAGGTGTGTGAGTACACCTGATCGATGATGACCTTCAGCCCGCAGGCGTGGGCCTTGGCCACCAGCTCGTCGAAGTCCTCGAGGGTGCCGAACACCGGGTCGACGCCGCGGTAGTCGGCCACGTCGTAACCGAAATCGCGCATCGGGGAGGTGAAGAACGGCGATAGCCAAATGCCGTCGACACCGAGCGATGCGATGTAGTCGATGCCGTCGATGCAGCCGCGCAGATCGCCCACGCCATCGCCGTTGGCGTCGCGAAAGCTACGCGGGTAGACCTGGTAGATGACGGCGCCGCGCCACCACGGCTCGCGCTGCGCTTCACTCATCGCGACGCGCCCGTGGCCGCCGCGGACGCACAAATCGTATACGCGAAGGGCGCGAGGCGAAGGGACAGGCTCGCCGTGGCGTCCACCGCGTGCGGGCACACCCCGTGCACCGACCGCCACTCGCGCGACTCGGGGCCCACTACCACCCGCACCTCCCGCGACTCATCGCGCGTGTTCACCGCCACCAGGTATTCCTCCCCGGCATGGCGACGGGAGAGGGCCACCACACCGCCGTCGAGTTCGGTGAGGCGCAGCACCTGCTGCCCCCGGCGCAGGGCCCCGTGGGCGTGGTACAGGCGCGCCATGTGGGCGAGTTCGCGGTAGAGGGGGTGCTGGGGATCGAAGTTGTCATCGGCCGTCGTGCGCTCGGTGCCGAGCAGGTCGTTGTCGTTGTAGATGTCCACCCGGCTCGGGAACATGTCCTCGCGGGCGTCCTGGTCGTTGCCGTCGCTCACGAAGCCCTGCTCGTCGCCATAGTAGATCACCGGCACGCCACGGGCGAAGAACATGAGCGCATTCGCCGCTACCAGGCGCCCGACGAGTTCGCCCTCACCCGCCTCGGGAAGGCCCTGGCGCAGGAAGCCGGCGAAGCGCCCCATGTCGTGATTGCCGAGGAAGGTCGGTAGCTGGGCGGCGGTCTGCGCCCCGTCGCGGTACAGGGCGTCGGCGGCGAACAGGCGCGTGAGGCGATGGGTTGCCTGGCCGTCCACCAGCACGTCCTGCACGGCGCGCTGGAAGGCGAAGTCCAGCACCGTGGGAAAGCCCCCGCTGCGGGTGAAGCGCGCCAGGGTTGCCGGGTCCGGGTCGTACACCTCGCCGAAGATATAGAAGTCATCGATGCCGAGGGTGGCGGCGTGGGCGCGCATGGCGGGGTTGAAGGCCTGCCAGAAGGCGTCGTCCACGTGGCGCGCGGTGTCGATGCGGAACCCGTCCAGGCGCAGATCGCTGATCCACCGCTGGTAGACCTCGATGAAGCCGCGCACCACACGCGGATGTTCGGTCATCAGATCGTCCAGGCCGGCGAAATCGCCGTAGCGGGAGTTTTCGCCCTTGAAGGTGGTCTCGCCGCGGTTGTGGTAGTAGCGCAGGTCGTTCAACCACGCGGGGCGCTTCACTCCGCGCTGGTCCGCCGGCACGTAGGGCGTGTAGGCGTAGTCCGGGCGGGTGAGGCGCGCCCAGTGCTCGTCGCTCGCCCACTCGGGGCCATCGGCCATGAAGCCCTCGTTGATGGGCGCACCGTGGGCGTCGCCGCGGGTGGTGTAGGGGTAGTCGGCCAGGGCGCGATAGGCGCAGTGCCCCGTCGCGATCCGGTCGGCGCCGCGGTAGTCGGGATCGTGGCACTCGCGGTAGGCGATCACGTCTGCCGTGTGGTTGGTGATGATGTCGGCGTAGACCTTCATCTCGCGCGCGTGGGCAGCGTCCACCAGCTCGCGCAGGGCCTCACGCGAGCCGAAGTGAGGATCGACGTCGGTGAAGTCCGTGATCCAGTAGCCGTGGTAGCCGGCGGACTCCTGCCCCGGCGCCCCCTGCACGGGCCGGTTGCGATAGACGGGGGCGAGCCAGATGGCGGTGACGCCGAGGCCGGCCAGGTAGTCGAGGCGTCGGGTGACTCCGGCCAGATCCCCGCCGTGGTAGAAGCCCTTGTGCGCGGGATCGTAGCCGTGGCGCAGGGCGTCGCCGCTGAGCCCGCCCTGGTTGTTGCGCGCGTCCGCGTCATCGAAGCGGTCGGGGAGGAGGAAGTAGATCACCTCGTCTTGCGGCAGGCGCTCGGCGAGAGGGCTCGCCCCATGCCCCCCCCTCGTGCCCATCGCCCATCGCCACGGCCGACGCGACCGTGAGCACCACACCGAGCAGGGGCAGCGCACGGCGCCCACGAGTTGCCCCACCAGCGCCGACCTGAGATGCCGTCAAGCTCGCCGCCCCTAGTCTTTTCATCAATTTGCAACCTTCGGCGAATCTCTGAGGAAGCTGGCCCCGCTAGACGGCACCAGCAACGAAATACCTTCTAAAACAGCATTATCACCGATTCTGCTGCGTCATATCTTGCTGCACCGCAAGCAGAGCGCCAGAACGTAGTGAGCGTCGATACCGTCAAGTTTGCAATCCATCTGTAAACACTGCAATGATTTTCGGGAGCGCCAAGACCGGGTAATGACCGCCAGCTACGGGAAAGACCTGGCTGCGCCGCCCGCCCACCTTCGATCCTCGCCAAGGGAGCTTCCCGATGCTGCCTCGCTTCGCCCTCGCCCGGTTGTCCCTGCTACTACTGCTGCTGCCAGGCTCGCCCGCACTCCGAGCGCAGGCGGACTCGGCAACACCGTCTGCCCCGGCGGACCACGCTGTGGTCACCTCGCCCGACGGCCAGATCGTCGTGACGCTCGAGGCCACCGACGGCAAACCCGCCTACACGGTGCACTACCGGGGTGGCGAGCTGCTGGCGCGCTCTCGTCTCGGTCTGCGCTTCGCCGAGGCCCCCGGCCTGGACGAGGGCTTTGCCCTCGGCGAGATCACCCGACACGCCGAGCAGGGCGAGTGGGAGCAACCCTGGGGCGAGCGTCGCCTGGTGCCCTACGCGTTCGCCGAAATCACAGCACGCTTCGTGAGCGAGGCCGACGCGCAGCGACACTTCGCCGTGCGCGTGCGCGCCTACGACGACGGCATCGGCCTACGCTATCTCGTCGGACCCGAGGCGGTGGGGCCTTCCGCACAGATCGTCGATGAGCTCACGGAGTTCCGCGTACCCGGCGATGCCACCGCCTGGTGGATCGAGGCTGGCCTGCCCAACCGCCAGGAATACCTCTACCGCACCACCCCCGTGAGCGAAGTGTCCCGCGCCCACACCCCCATCACCATGCGCACCGTCGATGGGGTTCACCTCTCCATCCACGAGGCGGCGCTGATCGACTACGCGGGGATGTACCTGAAGCAGGTGCGCGAGGGTCAGTTCGAAGCCGAGCTCTTCCCCTGGCACGACGGCATCAAGGTGCGCGCGAACACGCCCTTCGTGAGCCCCTGGCGCACGATTCAGATCGCGCCGGACGCGCCCAGCCTCATCGACTCCAGCCTGATCCTCAACCTCAACGAACCTAACAAGCTCGGTGATGTCAGCGACTGGGTGAAGCCCGGCAAGTACATCGGCATCTGGTGGGCGATGCACATCCGTGACCGCACCTGGGGTCGCGACGGCATCCACGGCGCCACCACCCAAGAGGCGATGCGCTACATCGACTTCGCCGCCGAACACGGCTTCGACGGCGTGCTCATCGAGGGCTGGAACCTCGGCTGGGACGGCGATTGGTACCACAACGGCGATGTCTTCAGCTTCACCGAGCCCTACCCGGACTTCGACATCGAAGCGGTCACCCGCTACGGCCACGAGCGCGGCGTGAGGCTGATCGGCCACCACGAGACCTCGGGCAACGTGAGCAACTACGAAGCGCAGCTCGAGGCCGCCTTCGAGCTCTACGAGAAGCTGGGCGTGGCCCAGGTGAAGACCGGCTACGTGGCCGATGCGGGCGACATCAAACGCATCGATGCGCGAGGCGTGCCCCGCTACGAGTGGCACAACGGCCAGTTCATGTCCCGCCACCACATCCGCGTGTTGGAGAGTGCGGCACGGCACCGCATCGCCATCAACTCCCACGAGCCGATCCGCGACACGGGTCTGCGCCGCACCTATCCGAATTGGTTGGCCCGCGAGGGCGCGCGAGGGCAGGAGTACAACGCCTGGGGCCTGCCGCCCAACCCGCCGGAACACACGGCGATCCTGCCCTGGACGCGCATGCTGTCCGGCCCCATGGACTTCACCCCTGGCATCTTCGAGCTGCGCCCGAACGATCTCCCGCCGGTCGACCCGTCGATGCCGCGTCCGGATCCGCGCAGCCGCATCGAAACCACCCTGGCGAAACAACTCGCCCTCTACGTCGTGCTGTACAGCCCGATCCAGATGGCCGCCGATCTGCCGCAGCACTACGAGGCTCGGCCGGACGCCTTCCAGTTCATCAAGGACGTGCCCACGGACTGGGAGCAGAGCATCACCCTCGCAGGCGCCGTGGGGGACTACATCGCCACCGCCCGCCGCGAGCGCGGCGGCAAGGACTGGTTCATCGGTGCGCTCACCGACGAGCATGCCCGCACCCTCAGCCTGAGCCTGGACTTCCTCGAGGACGGCGCCCGCTACACCGCGCAGATCTACCGCGACGGCACGGACGCGCACTGGGAGCACAAC of Pseudomonadota bacterium contains these proteins:
- a CDS encoding glycoside hydrolase family 97 protein — translated: MLPRFALARLSLLLLLLPGSPALRAQADSATPSAPADHAVVTSPDGQIVVTLEATDGKPAYTVHYRGGELLARSRLGLRFAEAPGLDEGFALGEITRHAEQGEWEQPWGERRLVPYAFAEITARFVSEADAQRHFAVRVRAYDDGIGLRYLVGPEAVGPSAQIVDELTEFRVPGDATAWWIEAGLPNRQEYLYRTTPVSEVSRAHTPITMRTVDGVHLSIHEAALIDYAGMYLKQVREGQFEAELFPWHDGIKVRANTPFVSPWRTIQIAPDAPSLIDSSLILNLNEPNKLGDVSDWVKPGKYIGIWWAMHIRDRTWGRDGIHGATTQEAMRYIDFAAEHGFDGVLIEGWNLGWDGDWYHNGDVFSFTEPYPDFDIEAVTRYGHERGVRLIGHHETSGNVSNYEAQLEAAFELYEKLGVAQVKTGYVADAGDIKRIDARGVPRYEWHNGQFMSRHHIRVLESAARHRIAINSHEPIRDTGLRRTYPNWLAREGARGQEYNAWGLPPNPPEHTAILPWTRMLSGPMDFTPGIFELRPNDLPPVDPSMPRPDPRSRIETTLAKQLALYVVLYSPIQMAADLPQHYEARPDAFQFIKDVPTDWEQSITLAGAVGDYIATARRERGGKDWFIGALTDEHARTLSLSLDFLEDGARYTAQIYRDGTDAHWEHNPTALAVESREIRQGEILRLPLAAGGGAAVRLRYQGP